One genomic window of Nitrospiria bacterium includes the following:
- a CDS encoding flagellar motor protein MotB, translating into MAKKDKGGEEKFDPNAWMNTFADLLTLLLTFFALLFSMKSMDKGKLQEVLGHFREGGISTQELGAGNPVSEPEIIEKFIKVRPPTLSPSQIKKLLYSKGGKRIFQVSTDLRGIVIRLPDSVLFSSGNSKIQSQGYPLLDELTQLLQQIPNQVRIEGHSNSLGTEHPSNNSNWELSLERAVTVLNYLLQKGDLNPERFFIAGYADTRPIVPNNSPQNRARNRRVEMVLLEKQNSFFSRRQ; encoded by the coding sequence ATGGCTAAAAAGGATAAAGGCGGGGAGGAAAAATTTGATCCCAATGCATGGATGAACACCTTTGCCGACCTTCTCACCCTTCTCCTCACATTTTTCGCTCTTCTTTTCTCTATGAAATCCATGGACAAGGGGAAATTACAGGAAGTTCTCGGACACTTTAGGGAGGGGGGAATTTCGACCCAAGAGCTTGGCGCGGGGAACCCGGTTTCAGAACCGGAAATCATTGAAAAATTTATCAAGGTAAGACCCCCCACCTTGTCTCCCAGCCAGATCAAAAAACTACTGTACAGTAAGGGAGGAAAAAGAATCTTTCAAGTCTCAACCGATTTGCGGGGAATTGTCATTCGACTACCCGATTCCGTATTATTCAGTTCGGGGAACTCCAAAATCCAATCCCAGGGTTACCCTTTGTTAGACGAACTGACACAACTGCTTCAACAAATTCCTAACCAGGTCAGAATCGAAGGACATTCCAATAGCCTGGGAACAGAACATCCCAGTAATAATTCCAACTGGGAACTTTCCCTGGAAAGGGCGGTCACCGTTTTGAACTACCTGCTTCAAAAAGGAGATTTAAATCCCGAGCGTTTTTTCATAGCAGGATATGCGGATACCCGCCCCATCGTTCCAAATAATAGCCCCCAAAACAGGGCACGTAACCGTCGCGTGGAAATGGTCCTTCTTGAAAAGCAAAACTCTTTTTTCTCCAGGAGGCAATAG